The proteins below come from a single Rhodanobacter sp. LX-99 genomic window:
- a CDS encoding monovalent cation/H+ antiporter subunit A yields MPDNALPSAIVCLPFVASVAVFLLRGRGRGHNLAAWLMTATALLGLLLSLWLYPAVAAGNVLRQVIPWVPGLGLDLVFRVDGFSWLFMLLICGIGTLVGLYARYYMSPDDPLARFFALLLAFMGSMLGIVMSGNVIQLVFFWEMTSLFSFLLIGYWYRGPSARDGARMALIVTSGGGLCLFAGVLLLGHVAGSYDLDVILAAGDTVRAHALYTPTLLLILLGAFTKSAQFPFHFWLPQAMSAPTPVSAYLHSATMVKAGVFLLVRFWPVLGGTDQWFWIVGGAGLVTLILGAYSAMFEQDLKGVLAYSTISHLGLITMLVGLGSALGVVAAIFHIVNHATFKASLFMAAGAVDHEAGTRDLRTLGGLRRFMPVTATLALIAGAAMAGVPLLNGFLSKEMFFAETLAARQGPLLDMISVVVAVAASAFGVTYSIRFVRGVFFGRVPAGLPREPHEPPLWMRFPIGFLALACLLVGMLPARVIGPSLRAAASSVLGAGRLPDYSLAVWHGVTTPLLMSIFAFVAGCLLYVRLRGYFAGREAAPLTGRLSGKRIFERVLAVFAADIPQWIERRYPSRRLQPQLLWIVLLALLAGGLAATSVPFGFHPRWSSVDPAFALLWLLGAACAIGAASQAKFHRLAALVLTGGAGLVSCVSFVWLSAPDLAATQLLVEVVTTILILLGMRWLPKRIEGLAPESRMHRFRRRRDGLIAIVVGLGVASLAYAAMMHPVADSISRFFLERAYTEGGGRNVVNVILVDFRGFDTLGEISVLAIVALTVFGLLRRFRPAAESINVPLQQRRQNVPDAGEAGGAVDHSLTDYLMIPGLIIQLMFPVILLFGLHLFLRGHDLPGGGFVAGITVAVALILLYMARGARWVEARLRVLPVRWIGAGLLLAVSTGLASLAFGRPFLTSYFRYAELPLLGKLPLASAVLFDLGVFSVVVGATTLMLIALAHQSLRRPRQLADAPATTGGQG; encoded by the coding sequence CTGCTTTCCCTCTGGCTGTACCCGGCGGTTGCCGCCGGCAACGTGCTGCGCCAGGTGATCCCGTGGGTACCGGGGCTGGGGCTGGACCTGGTGTTCCGGGTGGACGGCTTCAGCTGGCTGTTCATGCTGCTGATCTGCGGCATCGGCACGCTGGTGGGCCTGTACGCCCGCTACTACATGTCGCCGGACGATCCGCTGGCGCGCTTCTTCGCCCTGCTGCTGGCGTTCATGGGGTCGATGCTGGGCATCGTGATGTCCGGCAACGTGATCCAGCTGGTGTTCTTCTGGGAGATGACCAGCCTGTTCTCGTTCCTGCTGATCGGCTACTGGTACCGCGGACCATCGGCGCGCGACGGCGCGCGGATGGCGTTGATCGTCACCTCCGGCGGCGGCCTGTGCCTGTTCGCCGGCGTGCTGCTGCTGGGGCATGTCGCGGGCAGCTACGACCTCGACGTGATCCTCGCCGCGGGCGATACGGTACGCGCGCATGCGCTGTACACGCCGACGCTGCTGCTGATCTTGCTCGGCGCGTTCACCAAGAGCGCGCAGTTCCCGTTCCATTTCTGGCTGCCGCAGGCGATGTCGGCGCCGACGCCGGTGTCCGCGTATCTGCATTCGGCCACGATGGTGAAGGCCGGCGTGTTCCTGCTGGTGCGTTTCTGGCCGGTGCTGGGCGGCACCGATCAATGGTTCTGGATCGTCGGCGGGGCGGGCCTGGTGACGCTGATCCTGGGCGCATACTCGGCGATGTTCGAGCAGGACCTGAAAGGCGTGCTGGCCTATTCGACAATCAGCCACCTGGGCCTGATCACCATGCTGGTCGGCCTGGGCAGCGCGCTCGGCGTGGTCGCCGCGATCTTCCACATCGTCAATCACGCCACCTTCAAGGCCTCGCTGTTCATGGCCGCCGGCGCGGTCGACCACGAGGCCGGCACGCGCGACCTGCGCACGCTCGGCGGGCTGCGCCGCTTCATGCCGGTCACCGCGACGCTGGCGCTGATCGCCGGCGCGGCGATGGCCGGCGTGCCGCTGCTGAACGGTTTCCTGTCGAAGGAGATGTTCTTCGCCGAGACGCTGGCCGCCCGCCAGGGTCCGTTGCTCGACATGATCTCGGTGGTGGTCGCGGTGGCCGCCAGCGCGTTCGGCGTGACCTATTCGATCCGTTTCGTGCGTGGCGTGTTCTTCGGTCGCGTGCCCGCCGGCTTGCCGCGGGAACCGCACGAGCCGCCGCTGTGGATGCGTTTCCCGATCGGCTTCCTGGCGCTGGCCTGCCTGCTGGTGGGCATGCTGCCGGCGCGGGTGATCGGCCCGTCGCTGCGCGCGGCGGCAAGCTCGGTGTTGGGCGCCGGCCGCCTGCCGGATTACAGCCTGGCGGTATGGCATGGCGTGACCACGCCGCTGCTGATGAGCATCTTCGCGTTCGTGGCGGGTTGCCTGCTGTACGTGCGCCTGCGCGGCTATTTTGCCGGGCGCGAGGCGGCGCCGCTGACCGGGCGGCTCAGCGGCAAGCGCATCTTCGAGCGCGTGCTGGCCGTGTTCGCCGCGGACATCCCGCAATGGATCGAGCGCCGCTACCCGAGCCGCCGGCTGCAGCCGCAGCTGCTGTGGATCGTGCTGCTGGCGCTGCTGGCCGGCGGCCTGGCCGCGACCAGCGTGCCGTTCGGCTTCCATCCGCGCTGGTCCAGCGTCGACCCGGCGTTCGCGCTGCTGTGGCTGCTCGGTGCGGCCTGCGCGATCGGCGCGGCGAGCCAGGCCAAGTTCCACCGCCTCGCCGCACTGGTGCTCACCGGCGGCGCGGGGCTGGTGTCCTGCGTCAGCTTCGTGTGGCTGTCGGCGCCGGACCTGGCGGCGACCCAGCTGCTGGTGGAGGTGGTCACCACGATCCTGATCCTGCTCGGCATGCGCTGGTTGCCCAAGCGCATCGAGGGGCTGGCGCCGGAGAGCCGCATGCACCGCTTCCGGCGCCGCCGCGACGGGCTGATCGCGATCGTGGTCGGCCTGGGCGTGGCCAGCCTGGCCTATGCGGCGATGATGCATCCGGTGGCCGATTCGATCTCGCGCTTCTTCCTCGAGCGCGCGTACACGGAGGGCGGCGGCCGCAACGTGGTCAACGTGATCCTGGTCGATTTCCGCGGCTTCGACACGCTGGGCGAGATCAGCGTGCTGGCGATCGTGGCGCTGACCGTGTTCGGCCTGCTGCGACGCTTCCGCCCGGCCGCCGAGAGCATCAACGTGCCGCTGCAGCAGCGCCGGCAAAACGTGCCGGATGCAGGCGAAGCCGGTGGCGCGGTCGATCATTCGCTGACCGACTACCTGATGATCCCGGGCCTGATCATCCAGCTGATGTTCCCGGTGATCCTGCTGTTCGGGCTGCACCTGTTCCTGCGCGGGCACGACCTGCCGGGCGGCGGTTTCGTCGCCGGCATCACCGTGGCGGTGGCGCTGATCCTCTTGTACATGGCGCGCGGCGCACGCTGGGTGGAGGCGCGCCTGCGCGTGCTGCCGGTGCGCTGGATCGGCGCGGGCCTGTTGCTGGCGGTGTCGACCGGATTGGCTTCGCTGGCGTTTGGCCGTCCATTCCTCACCTCGTATTTCCGCTACGCGGAGCTGCCCTTGCTGGGCAAGCTGCCGCTGGCCTCGGCGGTGCTGTTCGACCTGGGCGTGTTCAGCGTGGTGGTCGGTGCCACCACCTTGATGCTGATCGCGCTGGCGCACCAGTCGCTGCGCCGTCCGCGCCAGCTGGCGGATGCGCCGGCCACGACGGGAGGGCAGGGCTGA
- a CDS encoding Na+/H+ antiporter subunit C — MELVLAAAIGILAASGVWLLLRPRTFQVIIGLTLISYAVNLFIFSIGGLRTGADPVLRDAAGDIAQYADPLPQALVLTAIVIGFATTALFLVVLLTSRGLTGNDHVDGEDGTP, encoded by the coding sequence ATGGAACTGGTCCTTGCCGCCGCGATCGGCATTCTCGCCGCCTCCGGCGTGTGGCTGCTGCTGCGCCCGCGCACGTTCCAGGTGATCATCGGGCTGACCCTGATCTCCTACGCGGTGAATCTTTTCATCTTCTCGATCGGCGGCCTGCGCACCGGCGCCGATCCGGTGCTGCGCGACGCCGCCGGCGACATTGCGCAGTACGCCGACCCGCTGCCGCAGGCGCTGGTGCTCACCGCGATCGTGATCGGCTTCGCCACCACGGCGCTGTTCCTGGTGGTGCTGCTGACCTCGCGCGGCCTCACCGGCAACGACCACGTCGACGGCGAGGACGGCACGCCGTGA